Proteins co-encoded in one Cupriavidus metallidurans CH34 genomic window:
- a CDS encoding amidase — MSAYRPDPIVMLSARQLSEAIHKKEVSSREVMTAYLAHIARVNPGSNAIVAMQDEEALMREASAADEALAAGKSSGWMHGFPQAPKDLAMTRGIRTTYGSPIFRDNIPASDSVIVERMRRAGSILIGKTNTPEFGLGSHTFNPVYGATLNPYDPTRSAGGSSGGAAAALALRMLPVADGSDFGGSLRNPAAFCNVYGFRPSAGRVPYGPTPELFLPQLGSEGPMARNVEDLALLLATQSGPDARTPQALPHDPMLASLTPANVADILKTDLTGKRVAWLGDWGGYLPMEDGILSLCEQALRFFPDFGVDVEAIKAPYPPEKIWQTWLVYRHFLTGNSRLGLYTNPSTRAQLKSEAIWEIEGSLDLKASDLYAASTDRSAWYQALQRTFTQFDYIAVPTAQVFPFDVTQHWPKQIADRQMDTYHRWMEVVVAWTLSGCPVISVPVGFSADGLPMGMQLIGRPRDDLGVLQLAAAYEKVRDWVNDRLPPAIEG, encoded by the coding sequence ATGTCCGCCTACCGTCCCGACCCCATCGTCATGCTGTCTGCCCGACAGCTTTCCGAGGCCATTCACAAGAAGGAGGTGTCGAGCCGGGAAGTCATGACGGCCTATCTGGCGCACATCGCCCGAGTCAACCCGGGCAGCAACGCCATCGTCGCCATGCAGGACGAGGAAGCGCTGATGCGCGAGGCATCGGCGGCCGACGAAGCGCTGGCGGCGGGCAAGTCTTCCGGCTGGATGCATGGCTTCCCGCAGGCGCCGAAGGATCTGGCGATGACGCGCGGCATTCGCACAACGTACGGATCGCCGATCTTTCGCGACAATATCCCCGCCAGTGATTCGGTCATCGTAGAGCGTATGCGACGTGCCGGCTCGATCCTGATCGGCAAGACCAACACGCCTGAGTTCGGGCTGGGGTCGCACACGTTCAATCCCGTCTATGGCGCCACGCTGAATCCCTACGATCCCACGCGCTCGGCTGGCGGCTCCAGTGGTGGTGCAGCCGCCGCGCTGGCGCTGCGTATGCTGCCGGTTGCCGATGGCAGCGACTTTGGCGGGTCGCTGCGCAATCCCGCTGCGTTCTGCAATGTCTATGGGTTCCGGCCTTCAGCGGGACGCGTGCCTTACGGCCCGACGCCGGAGTTGTTTCTGCCCCAGTTGGGCAGCGAAGGGCCGATGGCACGCAATGTCGAGGATCTCGCGCTACTGCTGGCCACGCAATCCGGCCCCGACGCGCGCACGCCGCAGGCGCTGCCACACGATCCGATGCTGGCTTCGCTGACACCGGCAAACGTCGCGGACATACTGAAAACGGATCTCACCGGCAAGCGTGTTGCATGGCTGGGCGACTGGGGTGGTTACCTGCCGATGGAAGACGGCATCCTGTCGCTCTGCGAGCAGGCGCTGCGCTTCTTCCCGGATTTCGGCGTGGACGTCGAGGCCATCAAAGCACCCTACCCGCCCGAGAAAATCTGGCAAACCTGGCTTGTCTATCGCCATTTCCTGACTGGGAATTCGCGTCTGGGGCTGTACACCAATCCGTCCACGCGTGCGCAGCTCAAGTCCGAGGCGATATGGGAAATCGAAGGCTCGCTGGACCTCAAGGCCAGCGATCTGTACGCCGCCAGCACCGATCGCAGTGCGTGGTACCAGGCGCTGCAACGGACGTTCACCCAGTTCGACTACATCGCCGTGCCCACCGCACAGGTGTTTCCGTTCGACGTCACGCAACACTGGCCGAAGCAGATCGCCGACAGGCAGATGGACACGTACCATCGCTGGATGGAAGTGGTGGTCGCGTGGACGCTATCGGGCTGCCCTGTGATCAGCGTGCCGGTGGGATTCAGCGCGGACGGATTGCCAATGGGGATGCAACTGATCGGCAGGCCGCGCGACGATCTGGGTGTGCTGCAACTCGCAGCGGCCTATGAGAAGGTGCGCGACTGGGTCAATGATCGCCTGCCGCCGGCTATCGAAGGCTGA
- a CDS encoding excalibur calcium-binding domain-containing protein yields MRKLILVAALCAAGYYYYQHDRQARLLAATEIVAATETVAAEPSAPISLSRSKPAVQSFSCQGKTRCNEMTSCDEATFYLQNCPGTKIDGDGDGIPCERTLCGG; encoded by the coding sequence ATGCGCAAGCTGATATTGGTCGCCGCACTGTGCGCCGCCGGGTACTACTACTATCAGCACGACCGGCAGGCGCGCCTGCTGGCGGCAACGGAGATTGTGGCGGCAACGGAGACTGTGGCGGCCGAACCGTCTGCGCCGATCAGCCTGAGTCGGTCGAAACCGGCGGTGCAGTCATTCAGTTGCCAGGGCAAGACCAGATGCAACGAGATGACGTCCTGCGACGAGGCAACGTTCTATCTTCAGAACTGTCCTGGTACGAAAATCGATGGCGACGGTGATGGCATCCCATGCGAGAGGACGCTCTGCGGCGGCTAG
- a CDS encoding NTP/NDP exchange transporter: MDTPDLPPNPAGPSGLLGIDRSETPAVVAGFLFFFCLFASYFMLRPVRETMGIAGGVQNLQWLFTATFVVMLVAIPFYGACCKWLPRRRFVPWVYAFFIANLVAFALVTRALPDSVWLARVFYVWISVFNLFVVSVAWSLMADVFRPEQAKRLFAIIAAGASAGGLAGPVLGAGLVGHIGLTGLMLLSAALLAATLPGVGYLFAWRRRYGAGAPGSETASAADPAQPVGGGLWAGLSLVLRSRYLIGISLFVILLATSSTFLYFEQARLVAATFHSRAQQTQVFSALDATVQALTILVQIFFSGRVARRYGVTALLTAVPLAVTGGFLLLAMWPTFGVLAAAMIVRRVGEYAMLRPGREMLFTVVDPETKYKAKNVIDTAIYRAGDAVSAWVKTAIDALSGHPATVALAGAVLAIVWGWLGWWLGRQHEGQLTELTVEKSSPAVLARGQTGSR; the protein is encoded by the coding sequence ATGGACACTCCGGACCTGCCTCCCAATCCCGCCGGCCCCAGCGGGCTGCTTGGCATCGATCGGAGCGAAACCCCGGCCGTGGTGGCGGGCTTCCTATTCTTCTTCTGCCTGTTCGCGAGCTACTTCATGCTGCGGCCCGTGCGGGAGACGATGGGCATCGCTGGCGGCGTGCAGAATCTGCAGTGGCTGTTTACCGCGACGTTCGTGGTGATGCTCGTGGCCATCCCGTTCTACGGCGCATGTTGCAAGTGGCTGCCGCGCCGGCGCTTCGTGCCATGGGTCTACGCATTCTTCATCGCCAACCTCGTGGCGTTCGCGCTGGTCACCCGCGCCCTGCCCGATAGTGTCTGGCTGGCCCGCGTGTTCTATGTCTGGATCTCGGTCTTCAACCTGTTTGTGGTATCGGTGGCGTGGAGCCTGATGGCCGATGTATTTCGGCCCGAACAGGCCAAGCGACTGTTCGCCATCATCGCGGCGGGCGCCAGCGCAGGTGGTCTCGCCGGACCCGTACTCGGCGCCGGGCTCGTGGGACACATCGGATTGACTGGCCTGATGTTGCTGTCGGCCGCGTTGCTGGCCGCGACGCTGCCCGGGGTCGGCTACCTGTTCGCCTGGCGACGCAGGTATGGAGCGGGTGCGCCCGGCAGCGAGACAGCTTCGGCGGCGGACCCCGCGCAACCGGTAGGCGGCGGACTCTGGGCTGGCCTGTCCCTGGTCCTCCGTTCCCGGTACCTCATCGGTATCAGCCTGTTCGTGATCCTGCTGGCCACATCGAGCACGTTCCTCTACTTCGAGCAGGCACGACTGGTGGCGGCCACCTTCCACTCGCGTGCGCAGCAGACACAGGTATTCAGCGCGCTCGACGCCACCGTGCAGGCGCTAACGATCCTCGTGCAGATCTTCTTTTCAGGACGCGTGGCGCGGCGCTACGGCGTGACCGCCCTGTTGACCGCCGTGCCGCTGGCCGTGACCGGCGGCTTCCTGCTACTGGCGATGTGGCCCACATTCGGCGTGCTCGCGGCTGCCATGATCGTGCGGCGCGTCGGGGAGTACGCGATGCTGCGCCCCGGCCGGGAGATGCTGTTTACGGTGGTCGACCCGGAAACCAAGTACAAGGCCAAGAACGTCATCGATACCGCAATCTATCGTGCCGGCGATGCCGTCAGCGCCTGGGTGAAAACGGCGATCGACGCCTTGTCCGGGCACCCCGCAACCGTGGCGCTGGCGGGCGCGGTACTCGCCATCGTGTGGGGCTGGCTAGGCTGGTGGCTTGGCCGCCAGCACGAAGGTCAACTGACCGAACTGACAGTCGAGAAATCCTCACCGGCTGTACTCGCCCGGGGCCAGACCGGCAGCCGATAA
- a CDS encoding S-(hydroxymethyl)glutathione dehydrogenase/class III alcohol dehydrogenase, with amino-acid sequence MKTKAAIAWKAGAPLTIEEVDLDGPRAGEVLVEIKATGICHTDYYTLSGADPEGIFPAILGHEGAGIVTDVGPGVTSLKPGDHVIPLYTPECRQCKFCLSRKTNLCQAIRATQGKGLMPDGTSRFSIDGKPIFHYMGTSTFANHIVVPEIALAKIRPDAPFDKVCYIGCGVTTGVGAVIFTAKVEAGANVVVFGLGGIGLNVIQGAKMVGADKIIGVDLNPAREAMARKFGMTHFVNPKDVDNVVDHIVQLTDGGADYSFECIGNTQVMRQALECCHKGWGKSIIIGVAEAGAEISTRPFQLVTGREWKGSAFGGARGRTDVPKIVDWYMDGKLNIDDLITHTLPLDRINEGFDLMKRGESIRSVVLY; translated from the coding sequence ATGAAAACCAAAGCCGCCATCGCCTGGAAAGCCGGTGCACCACTCACCATCGAAGAGGTGGACCTCGACGGTCCGCGCGCGGGCGAAGTCCTCGTGGAGATCAAGGCCACCGGCATCTGCCATACGGACTACTACACGCTGTCCGGCGCGGACCCCGAAGGCATTTTCCCCGCCATCCTGGGCCATGAAGGCGCGGGCATCGTCACCGACGTTGGTCCGGGCGTCACGTCGCTCAAGCCGGGCGATCACGTGATTCCGCTCTACACGCCGGAATGCCGTCAGTGCAAGTTCTGCCTGTCGCGCAAGACCAACCTGTGCCAGGCCATCCGCGCCACGCAGGGCAAGGGCCTCATGCCGGATGGCACCTCGCGCTTCTCGATCGATGGCAAGCCGATCTTCCACTACATGGGCACGTCGACGTTCGCCAACCATATCGTGGTGCCCGAAATCGCGCTGGCGAAGATCCGCCCCGACGCACCGTTCGACAAGGTCTGCTACATCGGCTGCGGCGTGACCACGGGCGTGGGCGCGGTGATCTTCACGGCCAAGGTGGAAGCCGGCGCGAACGTGGTGGTGTTCGGCCTGGGCGGCATCGGCCTGAACGTGATCCAGGGTGCAAAGATGGTGGGCGCGGACAAGATCATCGGCGTGGACCTCAATCCCGCGCGCGAGGCGATGGCACGCAAGTTCGGCATGACCCACTTCGTGAATCCGAAGGATGTCGACAACGTGGTGGACCACATCGTCCAACTGACCGACGGCGGCGCCGACTACTCGTTCGAGTGCATCGGCAACACGCAGGTCATGCGTCAGGCGCTGGAGTGCTGCCACAAGGGCTGGGGCAAGTCGATCATCATCGGCGTGGCCGAAGCGGGCGCTGAAATCTCCACCCGTCCGTTCCAGCTCGTCACGGGCCGCGAATGGAAGGGCTCGGCCTTCGGCGGCGCGCGCGGGCGCACCGATGTGCCCAAGATCGTCGACTGGTACATGGACGGCAAGCTGAACATCGACGACCTGATCACGCATACGCTGCCGCTCGACCGCATCAACGAGGGCTTCGACCTGATGAAGCGCGGCGAATCGATCCGCTCGGTGGTCCTGTACTGA
- the msuE gene encoding FMN reductase has protein sequence MSTPLKVVAVNGSAHQPSRTLVLVQALLAELDQRLVLDTQIVDLSEIARPLGASLTRDELPPDIEAQLAAIESADLVIAAAPVYRGSFPGHFKHLFDLVGMDALAGKPVLLAATGGSDRHALVLEHQLRPLFSFLQALTLPIGVYASTADFDGYQVGSKSLADRITLAVERAAPLFANAARQLRRVA, from the coding sequence GTGTCAACCCCGCTCAAAGTCGTTGCCGTCAATGGCAGTGCTCATCAACCGTCCCGCACGCTCGTACTGGTGCAGGCACTGCTGGCCGAACTCGATCAACGGCTCGTGCTGGATACGCAGATTGTCGACCTCAGCGAGATCGCCCGACCGCTCGGCGCGTCGCTGACCCGCGACGAACTGCCGCCCGACATCGAGGCACAACTGGCCGCGATCGAATCGGCTGATCTCGTGATTGCCGCGGCGCCGGTGTATCGCGGTTCGTTCCCCGGTCACTTCAAGCATCTGTTTGACCTGGTGGGCATGGATGCGCTGGCAGGCAAGCCGGTACTGCTGGCAGCCACCGGTGGCAGTGACCGTCATGCGCTTGTGCTCGAGCACCAACTGCGTCCGCTGTTCAGCTTCCTGCAGGCGCTGACGCTGCCAATCGGTGTGTACGCTTCCACGGCGGATTTCGATGGGTATCAGGTGGGCAGCAAGTCGCTGGCCGACAGGATCACCCTCGCGGTCGAACGTGCCGCGCCGTTGTTTGCCAATGCAGCGAGGCAGTTGCGGCGGGTGGCCTGA
- a CDS encoding MetQ/NlpA family ABC transporter substrate-binding protein — translation MKMLSISKTLAAATVALGIVAAGNAAAQEQTIRVGTVSGPDAEVWQVVQKVAKKNGLNVKVVEFNDYVQPNAALDAGDLDANSFQHQPYLDSQIKQRGYKMTSVGYTYISPLGIYSKNLKSSKDLPQGAKVAVPNDPSNENRALLLLAAQGAIKLKPGVGTNGVNATPLDVAENPKKLKIVELDAAQLARALPDVAAAVINTNYALAAGLQPTKDAIALEDIHSPYANIIVVRTQDKDKPWVKKLVAAYQSEEVRQFMKAQYKGAMVPSF, via the coding sequence ATGAAAATGCTCTCGATTTCAAAGACCCTGGCTGCCGCAACCGTGGCGCTGGGTATCGTAGCCGCCGGCAACGCGGCGGCTCAGGAACAGACGATCCGCGTGGGCACCGTCAGTGGCCCCGACGCCGAAGTCTGGCAAGTGGTGCAGAAGGTGGCCAAGAAGAACGGCCTGAACGTGAAGGTGGTCGAGTTCAACGACTACGTGCAGCCGAACGCCGCGCTCGACGCGGGCGACCTCGACGCCAACAGCTTCCAGCACCAGCCGTATCTGGACAGCCAGATCAAGCAGCGTGGCTACAAGATGACCAGCGTCGGCTACACCTATATCTCGCCGCTGGGCATTTATTCGAAGAACCTGAAGTCGTCGAAGGATCTGCCGCAGGGCGCCAAGGTGGCCGTGCCGAACGACCCGTCGAACGAGAACCGCGCATTGCTGCTTCTGGCCGCCCAGGGCGCGATCAAGCTCAAGCCGGGCGTGGGCACGAATGGCGTCAACGCCACGCCGCTCGACGTGGCCGAGAACCCGAAGAAGCTGAAGATCGTGGAACTCGACGCAGCCCAGCTCGCCCGCGCGCTGCCTGACGTGGCCGCCGCCGTGATCAATACCAACTACGCGCTGGCCGCCGGCCTGCAGCCGACGAAGGACGCGATCGCGCTGGAAGACATCCACAGCCCCTACGCCAACATCATCGTCGTGCGCACGCAGGACAAGGACAAGCCGTGGGTGAAGAAGCTCGTGGCCGCCTATCAGTCGGAAGAAGTGCGCCAGTTCATGAAGGCCCAGTACAAGGGCGCCATGGTGCCGTCCTTCTAA
- the fghA gene encoding S-formylglutathione hydrolase: protein MELLSEHGCHGGVQRFYQHQSVAIGLPMRFSVYLPPQALQPGAKPLPALFYLAGLTCTEETFAIKANAQRFAAEHGLILVGPDTSPRGAHVPGEADAWDFGVGAGFYVDAVETPWRMHWRMESYVADELFQLVTRELPADAARVGIFGHSMGGHGALVLAQRFPQRFRSVSAFAPIAAPSDCPWGVKAFTGYLGEDRSRWAQHDASALMRAQTSAPFPAGILIDQGLADKFLAEQLHPEVFEAACEKAGQPLTLRRHDGYDHGYYFISTFIADHVRHHAEQL, encoded by the coding sequence ATGGAACTGCTGTCAGAACACGGCTGCCACGGCGGCGTCCAGCGCTTCTACCAGCACCAGTCGGTGGCCATCGGGCTGCCGATGCGGTTCTCGGTCTATCTCCCGCCGCAGGCGCTGCAACCCGGCGCGAAGCCGCTGCCAGCGCTGTTCTATCTGGCCGGCCTGACCTGCACCGAGGAAACCTTCGCGATCAAGGCTAACGCGCAGCGCTTTGCCGCCGAGCACGGCCTGATCCTGGTGGGCCCGGATACGAGTCCGCGCGGCGCGCATGTGCCGGGCGAGGCCGATGCGTGGGACTTCGGCGTGGGCGCCGGCTTCTACGTGGATGCGGTCGAAACGCCATGGCGCATGCACTGGCGCATGGAGAGCTACGTTGCGGATGAGTTGTTCCAGTTGGTGACCCGCGAGCTTCCCGCCGATGCGGCACGGGTAGGGATCTTTGGGCATTCCATGGGTGGACATGGCGCGCTGGTACTGGCCCAGCGCTTCCCGCAGCGGTTCCGATCGGTATCGGCGTTCGCGCCAATCGCGGCGCCGTCGGACTGCCCGTGGGGCGTGAAGGCGTTCACCGGCTACCTTGGCGAAGATCGCAGCCGCTGGGCCCAGCACGATGCCAGTGCCCTGATGCGCGCGCAGACGTCGGCACCCTTCCCGGCCGGCATCCTGATCGATCAGGGGCTCGCCGACAAATTCCTGGCCGAGCAACTGCATCCGGAAGTGTTCGAGGCCGCCTGTGAAAAGGCCGGGCAGCCCCTGACACTACGTCGGCACGACGGGTACGACCACGGGTACTACTTCATCTCGACGTTCATTGCCGACCACGTGCGGCATCACGCAGAGCAGCTTTAA